DNA sequence from the Candidatus Aramenus sp. CH1 genome:
GACTCTCCCTGTCCTCCAGACACTCCATAGGTAGTGAAGGTCCTGGCGAACTCCGCCTTCATCCATGGCCCTGTTGGGGTGTTGTAGAAGGTGAAACCAGTTGCGACGACAGAGGGGTTCCATAGGGCGGTGACGTTGATCGGGGTTGTGTTAGTGCCTGCCACGAACTGCATGAACTGCCAGGTGGACACGTACTTGGTGTTGATGTACGGGAACCCCATGAAGGGTATACCGCCTATGTAGTAGAGTGAAGAGCCATTAGTATACATGTCAGCTAATATTCCTTGATTTTGCAGGTACCCCAAGTTCAGTGGGTCCTTGTACTGCGGGTAGTGCTTATACGGCGGTGGAGAGTTTCTGCTGAACAGGGTTGGGCCAGGGTAGCCAGAGTCCTGTGTGTTGTTGGCCCTTGGGTTGTTGTTCAACACCCAGACCTCAGCTTGGCCAGCGGAGAGTGCTCCAGTGGTGCCAGGCATCATGTGCGGGGTGTAGGCTATCTGCGTCCAGTCGTTAGGCACTCCTCCGAGAAGCCACATTATTGCGAACCTCTCGGGGTACATAAAGGTGGAGTTGTAGAACAGTGACACGTAGCCCGCCGTGTCCTCTGGGTAGAACTCGTTGTACGCCGACTGGGCCCAAGTGGTGTCGTTCAAGCCCATGCTGAGGAACTGGCTCAAGGACGTTATTATCTTTCCGCTGTAGTTCAAGTACAAGTGGCTGAGTATTACTGGCTGTCCGTTATTGAGCGGTTCTCCGTTGGGCAGGGTAGCCCCCATTACTTCCCCTACAAGCTTTCCGCTCTCGTTTAGCACTATTATCTGCACGGGGTTGGCCAGCGCCGTCCCTGGTGGGTACTGGACGACCTCAGACGCAGGTAGATAGCTCACGTTAGCCACGGACTGGTTTGAGTAGCTGAAGGAGACGTTGACGTCCCACCACCCCACTGGCCCTTCGAAGGCGAAGGGCGCCCATATCTTGCCGTCAGGGGTGGTCTCAGG
Encoded proteins:
- a CDS encoding ethylbenzene dehydrogenase; this translates as MNGYMKLLIAGTIAFLIMVGIGFGLDQVLNASEVSSSTITAYYVPNAHLDEGLPGQEAFWQTIPWTAVPLVPTVPVPDGISGHTKTVYVKAAWTYVDGVPYIFILMKAPVVGYESWLACPETTPDGKIWAPFAFEGPVGWWDVNVSFSYSNQSVANVSYLPASEVVQYPPGTALANPVQIIVLNESGKLVGEVMGATLPNGEPLNNGQPVILSHLYLNYSGKIITSLSQFLSMGLNDTTWAQSAYNEFYPEDTAGYVSLFYNSTFMYPERFAIMWLLGGVPNDWTQIAYTPHMMPGTTGALSAGQAEVWVLNNNPRANNTQDSGYPGPTLFSRNSPPPYKHYPQYKDPLNLGYLQNQGILADMYTNGSSLYYIGGIPFMGFPYINTKYVSTWQFMQFVAGTNTTPINVTALWNPSVVATGFTFYNTPTGPWMKAEFARTFTTYGVSGGQGESRYQIQLQPGHTYWVAFAVFQGGAGESVDFKSISFWWRIYIQPATPSSSALAPFFVFSTVSTPAIALALSRKTVADKALLTFLPIVKKVVMSFKSKLNYDRVGQN